One genomic region from Prionailurus bengalensis isolate Pbe53 chromosome C1, Fcat_Pben_1.1_paternal_pri, whole genome shotgun sequence encodes:
- the UPP2 gene encoding LOW QUALITY PROTEIN: uridine phosphorylase 2 (The sequence of the model RefSeq protein was modified relative to this genomic sequence to represent the inferred CDS: substituted 4 bases at 4 genomic stop codons), translating to MTIHIVKSMASNLPASNKSTKSDRNTYVGAFIMSAFQKVLLLPIPNRVCVGGSPNTMKEFALLMHKELDLEESGEDRKNVXARTDRSCRDRIVSRPPSVYQMLRKIRVMMEIGVVVMMYSNVALPMRRIVSQQHGIGIPSIFIMRMLHELIKLLHHARCCDVTVIRTGTSGRIGEMGWFLHSSVTTLLIPHCNTAPRSVVIAAGATDSFLKPWLEXVISDHITTXSAELDKDLAEELLNYGQGLLDGVLWSFSREEKFHCLKRAHKAGIRNTETESAVSLATRRNCDLKGKLFMKASGPILLFHEVIFTLQEKKKESNYILLGVECMPYNCCMPELLIADFSPLAALSQATPAALSGANLFQTANLHAKGDEDSPPSDTPVFKGEFLVQAPLEDQPPGHRPKLHAYNATMFDLASLLPNISSPQHCEQRVVLLQQASPKGSAYTEMSSTQQTIKNPWLQLDLLELTAWSLHQQEEGKHKCYLLFQLLWCVTCLDRLKCDQISLPHGVLAEXQQQPPPLISRFIRQQLRFQDQML from the exons tttGCGTTGGTGGGAGCCCCAACACAATGAAAGAGTTTGCACTCCTTATGCACAAGGAGCTCGACTTGGAGGAGAGTGGAGAGGACAGAAAGAACGTCTGAGCCAGGACAGACAGATCTTGCAGGGACAGAATTGTCTCACGCCCTCCATCAGTCTAC caaatgctaaggaaaataagggTTATGATGGAAATAGGCGTTGTGGTCATGATGTATAGCAATGTAGCCTTGCCTATGCGCCGAATTGTCAG tcaacagCATGGCATTGGCATTCCCTCCATTTTTATTATGCGTATGCTTCACGAACTCATCAAATTACTGCACCATGCCCGGTGCTGTGATGTTACTGTTATCAGAACTGGTACATCAGGGAGAATAGGTGAGATGGGTTGGTTTCTAC ATTCTTCTGTAACCACTCTTTTAATCCCACATTGCAATACTGCACCAAGGTCTGTTGTAATAGCAGCTGGGGCCACAGACTCCTTCCTTAAGCCCTGGCTTGAATAGGTAATCTCAGACCATATCACCACCTGAAGTGCTGAGCTTGACAAAGACCTGGCTGAGGAGCTCCTCAACTATG GCCAGGGTCTACTAGATGGAGTGCTGTGGtccttttccagagaagaaaagtTTCACTGCTTGAAGAGAGCACATAAAGCCGGCATCAGGAATACTGAAACGGAATCTGCAGTGTCCTTGGCTACACGCAGAAATTGTGATCTAAAAGGTAAGCTATTCATGAAAGCCTCAGGTCCAATTCTCCTTTTTCATGAAGTTATTTTCACTCtgcaggagaagaaaaaggaatccaaCTATATATTACTTGGGGTTGAATGCATGccttataatt GCTGCATGCCGGAGCTGTTGATAGCTGACTTCAGCCCGCTAGCAGCTCTCTCCCAAGCCACTCCTGCAGCTCTTTCAGGAGCAAACCTCTTCCAGACTGCCAACCTTCACGCTAAAG GTGACGAGGACTCACCTCCTTCAGACACCCCTGTTTTCAAAGGTGAATTCCTGGTACAGGCCCCCCTGGAAGATCAACCACCAGGACACAGACCCAAACTCCATGCGTACAATGCTACCATGTTCGACCTTGCATCACTGCTTCCTAACATCAGTTCGCCACAGCA ttgtgaGCAGAGAGTTGTGCTACTTCAGCAAGCAAGTCCTAAGGGTTCAGCGTATACCGAGATG TCCAGCACCCAGCAGACAATCAAGAACCCATGGCTGCAGCTGGACCTCCTGGAGTTGACAGCATGGTCCTTACACCAGCAAGAGGAAGGGAAGCAC AAGTGCTACCTGCTCTTCCAACTGCTGTGGTGTGTGACATGTCTTGACAGACTTAAATGTGACCAGATCAGCTTGCCCCATGGTGTTTTAGCAGAGTAACAGCAACAGCCTCCGCCCCTAATCTCCAGGTTCATCAGACAGCAGCTTAGATTTCAGGACCAGATGTTATAA